A genomic window from Algoriphagus sp. Y33 includes:
- a CDS encoding gluconokinase, with amino-acid sequence MLIIVTGVSGTGKTTIGSGLAAKLGLPFFDADNFHPEENIAKMSRGLPLNDTDRMPWLRSLADLLVKSGKSKGAVLACSALKESYRQLLNVEGKVQWIHLKGDRDLIWSRMLARKNHYMKAEMLDSQFATWEEPQYGLKLSIFQSPEDMLVEALKYLNKGNG; translated from the coding sequence ATGCTAATAATAGTAACGGGAGTTTCAGGAACCGGAAAAACAACGATTGGGTCTGGTTTGGCTGCCAAGTTGGGATTGCCATTTTTTGATGCGGATAATTTTCATCCCGAAGAAAACATCGCTAAGATGAGTCGGGGGCTACCGTTAAATGATACTGACAGAATGCCATGGCTCCGGTCTTTGGCCGATCTTTTAGTCAAATCAGGTAAATCGAAGGGAGCGGTATTGGCATGTTCAGCATTGAAGGAGAGTTATCGGCAGCTATTGAACGTGGAGGGAAAGGTACAGTGGATTCACTTGAAAGGAGACCGTGATTTGATTTGGAGCAGGATGCTTGCCCGCAAGAATCATTACATGAAAGCAGAAATGCTGGATTCGCAATTTGCAACTTGGGAAGAACCTCAGTATGGATTGAAACTAAGTATTTTTCAGTCTCCTGAAGATATGCTTGTTGAGGCATTAAAATATTTGAACAAGGGCAATGGGTGA
- a CDS encoding PIG-L family deacetylase has translation MLSKYPLSEVEKSFLQESGVDKISTLIPYLQVDNFPKLGLLTACRFLEWASANPEGVISLPTGKTPEFFIKWTQFLLENWDNKKGKDVREKYGLGNTKKPILKDLTFVQIDEFYPISSKQNNSFYDYVNKFYIQGFGLSKEKAILINSDEIPLASGLHFSAVFPDLKVDLSLRFRDPQNEMEKLQQQSIYMIDQWCGEYEQKIRDAGGIGFFLGGIGPDGHIAFNTRGSHLFSVTRLTETNFETQAVAAGDLGGIEISSNRLVITIGLDTIVYNPDAVAIIIAAGEAKAGIVKDSLETPLNNVYPATVLQKLKNGRFYVTKGAGVKLTDSVDAYYQKGEWTWEKTERSVIDLCKKLGKYGHRIKLSDLKADKYTKLIPDLSEETVSQVMKSIEDKLTKGLEQERNEVLLHTGPHHDDISLGILPHITNQLHEPTNKAHFSVLTSGFTAVTNTFVIDTLQQTKKLLDSGEIQMVHFEDFFEIGYSLKTDKDVYHYLTNVASEDADQRLRGLCHRVVRALVIVYEIKDKTQLRETINDVISILKNSYDGEKNSSKVQKLKGMIREFEEELVWAHFGVQVKNVHHLRLGFYTGDIFTEQPDKDRDVEPIVEMFRKVNPTKISLTLDPEGSGPDTHYKVLQATAAAVKKWGEEKDISELRIIGYRNVWFKFEPHEANVIVPVSLGDMSVMEDSFANCYMSQVNASFPSYSHNGKFSTVAKRIWVDQLDAIQLLLGKNYFYQHDRAKVRSSHGLIFFRDMNVEEFLATARELEKSIEGML, from the coding sequence ATGCTAAGTAAGTATCCGCTTTCAGAAGTTGAAAAAAGTTTTCTTCAGGAATCTGGTGTAGATAAGATCAGCACCCTCATTCCTTACCTTCAAGTTGACAATTTTCCCAAACTTGGCCTGCTCACTGCCTGCCGTTTTTTGGAATGGGCCTCAGCTAATCCTGAAGGTGTCATCAGTTTGCCAACAGGTAAAACACCTGAATTTTTCATCAAATGGACGCAATTCCTACTTGAAAACTGGGACAATAAAAAAGGAAAAGACGTAAGGGAAAAATATGGCTTGGGAAATACCAAAAAGCCTATTCTGAAAGACCTCACATTTGTGCAGATAGATGAATTCTATCCGATTTCTTCCAAGCAGAACAACAGCTTCTACGACTACGTCAACAAATTCTACATTCAGGGTTTTGGACTATCAAAAGAAAAAGCTATTCTGATCAACTCAGATGAGATTCCTTTGGCTAGCGGGCTTCATTTCAGTGCTGTTTTCCCTGACCTCAAAGTAGATCTATCGCTCAGATTCCGTGACCCTCAGAATGAAATGGAAAAACTGCAGCAGCAGTCGATCTACATGATTGACCAATGGTGTGGAGAATATGAGCAAAAAATCAGAGATGCAGGAGGAATCGGTTTCTTTCTGGGGGGGATTGGACCTGATGGGCACATTGCATTTAACACCCGTGGCTCACACTTATTCTCCGTCACCCGACTGACCGAAACCAATTTTGAAACTCAAGCAGTGGCAGCGGGAGATCTTGGCGGAATTGAAATTTCATCCAATCGACTGGTGATTACCATTGGTCTGGACACAATTGTGTACAACCCGGACGCAGTGGCAATTATCATAGCAGCAGGTGAAGCCAAAGCAGGAATCGTAAAAGATTCTCTTGAAACACCACTCAACAATGTCTATCCTGCCACCGTACTTCAGAAGTTGAAAAACGGCAGATTCTATGTCACTAAAGGTGCAGGAGTAAAGCTTACAGACTCTGTAGATGCCTATTACCAGAAAGGTGAGTGGACTTGGGAAAAGACAGAAAGATCCGTCATAGACCTTTGTAAAAAACTCGGCAAGTACGGTCATAGAATCAAACTTTCTGACTTAAAAGCTGACAAATACACCAAGTTGATTCCAGACCTTTCGGAAGAGACTGTGAGTCAAGTGATGAAAAGTATAGAAGATAAGCTGACCAAAGGTTTGGAACAAGAACGTAATGAAGTTCTTCTTCATACGGGGCCGCACCATGATGATATTTCTTTGGGTATTCTACCCCATATCACCAATCAGCTTCATGAGCCTACCAACAAGGCGCACTTCTCTGTTTTAACCTCCGGTTTTACGGCAGTTACAAACACCTTTGTGATCGACACTTTACAGCAAACCAAGAAGCTATTGGATAGTGGAGAGATTCAAATGGTTCATTTCGAAGATTTCTTTGAGATAGGTTATAGTCTGAAAACTGACAAGGACGTATATCACTACCTTACCAATGTAGCTTCTGAAGATGCAGATCAACGTTTAAGGGGGCTTTGCCACCGTGTAGTGAGAGCCTTGGTGATCGTATATGAAATCAAGGATAAAACCCAGCTCAGAGAAACAATCAATGATGTCATCAGCATCCTGAAAAACAGCTATGATGGAGAGAAAAACTCTTCTAAAGTGCAAAAACTTAAGGGGATGATTCGTGAGTTCGAGGAAGAGCTGGTTTGGGCACACTTCGGAGTACAAGTAAAGAACGTTCATCACCTGAGACTTGGGTTTTATACAGGGGATATTTTCACGGAGCAACCGGACAAAGACCGTGACGTAGAACCGATCGTGGAAATGTTTAGAAAAGTAAACCCTACAAAGATTAGTTTAACGCTCGATCCCGAAGGATCTGGACCGGATACTCATTATAAAGTTCTCCAAGCTACTGCTGCCGCAGTTAAAAAATGGGGTGAAGAAAAAGATATCAGTGAGTTGAGAATCATTGGGTACAGAAATGTCTGGTTCAAATTTGAGCCGCATGAGGCCAATGTAATAGTTCCTGTTTCTCTTGGAGATATGTCGGTTATGGAAGATTCCTTTGCCAATTGCTATATGAGCCAGGTAAATGCTTCATTTCCAAGCTATTCCCACAACGGAAAATTCAGTACCGTTGCCAAAAGAATCTGGGTGGATCAATTGGATGCTATTCAGCTTCTGCTGGGTAAGAATTACTTTTACCAGCACGATCGTGCTAAAGTAAGATCGAGCCATGGCCTGATTTTCTTCCGGGATATGAATGTGGAAGAATTCTTGGCAACTGCACGAGAACTGGAAAAGTCCATTGAAGGAATGCTTTAA
- a CDS encoding DUF4142 domain-containing protein: protein MKTSNVNHPKADIFGKNARIAGAVLLSSFLLVGMTSCEDDDDPILTTYSQQDRNFAIASSENLNAQINFGQLALDKGEDDSVIEYGTMLVSESVESKTELEGIVNGTDVEISEEVSDAMQAKYDELAALTGEDFDMAFIDFQLEALDNSMSVYENQNDNGENNTLKAFSDKTLGKVKDHKEDALLVKAELELEGI, encoded by the coding sequence ATGAAAACAAGTAATGTAAATCACCCCAAAGCAGACATTTTCGGAAAAAATGCAAGGATTGCCGGAGCTGTGCTGCTTTCGTCATTTCTCCTAGTAGGAATGACTTCATGCGAAGATGATGATGACCCGATTCTGACTACTTATAGTCAGCAAGACAGGAATTTCGCAATAGCTTCCTCTGAAAATCTTAATGCACAAATTAATTTTGGACAACTGGCACTAGATAAGGGCGAAGATGATTCTGTGATTGAATACGGTACTATGCTCGTGTCTGAAAGCGTAGAAAGTAAAACGGAGCTAGAGGGGATTGTAAACGGAACAGACGTAGAAATATCTGAGGAAGTATCAGATGCTATGCAAGCCAAATACGATGAATTGGCAGCTTTGACCGGAGAGGATTTTGATATGGCCTTTATTGATTTTCAACTGGAAGCATTGGATAATTCAATGTCAGTATATGAAAATCAAAATGACAACGGAGAGAACAATACGCTAAAGGCATTTTCTGACAAGACACTAGGCAAAGTAAAGGATCACAAAGAGGATGCTTTGTTGGTAAAGGCTGAACTGGAGTTGGAAGGCATATAA
- a CDS encoding aldose epimerase family protein — MIEEDLNLTVKTERVASWEEKDVFRYILDNGEMQVEMTNYGGIISRILTSDREGKLSNVVLALENIPDYFTKNGPYLGAAVGRYANRIGTASFKLDGETFHLTKNNGENSLHGGSKGFGVKVWDPEVYKNDNAVGVKMTYLSVDGEEGFPGNLKTTLWMELTSANELKLRFESTTDKKTVVNLTNHSYFNLSGITEDVRGHELQIFAEAITPTGSGQIPTGELLEVHGTPFDFTTLTKLGAQMDALGEGFDHNYVTKRENSTELKKIAMVKHPKSGRTMTVYSTAPGVQLYTANHVRDFVGADGKIYQPHWALCLEPEAWPDSPNKPGFPSADLAPGEQYVHEIVYKFSVER, encoded by the coding sequence ATGATCGAAGAAGATCTAAATCTGACTGTCAAAACTGAGAGAGTAGCTTCATGGGAAGAGAAAGATGTCTTCCGCTACATCCTCGACAATGGTGAGATGCAGGTGGAAATGACAAATTATGGCGGGATAATTTCAAGAATACTAACCTCCGACAGAGAAGGGAAACTTTCAAACGTAGTATTGGCATTGGAGAATATCCCTGATTACTTTACCAAGAATGGACCTTACTTAGGAGCTGCTGTCGGCAGATATGCCAATCGGATTGGGACGGCATCGTTTAAGCTGGATGGTGAAACATTTCATCTTACCAAAAATAACGGCGAGAATTCCCTCCATGGTGGATCAAAAGGCTTTGGAGTGAAAGTATGGGATCCCGAAGTATATAAAAATGATAATGCTGTCGGAGTAAAAATGACCTATTTAAGTGTAGATGGTGAAGAAGGTTTTCCAGGGAACCTTAAGACGACACTTTGGATGGAATTGACAAGTGCCAATGAACTCAAACTCCGCTTTGAATCTACTACCGATAAGAAAACAGTAGTAAACCTTACCAATCATTCTTATTTCAATCTGAGCGGAATCACTGAGGATGTGCGTGGTCATGAGTTGCAGATTTTTGCGGAAGCGATTACACCTACCGGATCTGGACAGATCCCCACCGGTGAACTGCTAGAGGTACATGGAACTCCTTTTGATTTCACGACACTAACGAAATTAGGAGCCCAGATGGACGCCTTGGGTGAGGGCTTTGATCATAATTATGTCACGAAAAGAGAAAATTCGACGGAACTAAAGAAAATAGCTATGGTCAAGCATCCTAAAAGTGGCCGTACGATGACAGTTTACTCCACGGCACCCGGTGTTCAGCTTTACACCGCGAACCACGTAAGAGACTTTGTCGGAGCTGATGGTAAAATTTACCAACCTCATTGGGCACTTTGTCTGGAACCTGAGGCCTGGCCTGATAGCCCAAATAAGCCGGGCTTTCCTTCAGCTGATTTAGCTCCGGGAGAGCAGTATGTGCACGAGATTGTCTATAAGTTTAGTGTAGAGAGATAA
- a CDS encoding amidohydrolase family protein, translated as MTKSLFAFFLLIPLCTAFGFSQTYVVSNVNVITMENEEVLENHAIFVQDGEIIKILPVHEPFDGDTFQEIDGNGAFVFPGLAEFHSHIPVAEHGDDTQLQEEAMWLYLANGVLRVRGMIGHRSHLVLRDKVDSGEVAGPRLFLSGPSFSGSAVTSPDQAVQVVKAQKAAGYDHLKLHPGLSMDEFLAISKTAKELKIPFGGHISLDVGLEASLKNGYKSIEHIDGYIEALIPDYSKVMDPKIAGPFSMLLVHEAELGKLPELVDLTLETKAWIAPTLTLFDRYFGSKPAEEYRDVPEMKYMSVDQVQHWINAKTPYEKSGVLTKENVQPYLEFRNMLLMTLHKAGVPILMASDSPQVFNVPGFSIHHEIELMSNAGMSNYEILKSGSINPAAYFGQEGEWGVVKEGASADFVLVSKNPLEDLKTLKKPLMVVMKGKIYDSDELNEQLDRIAANYPRD; from the coding sequence ATGACTAAATCACTATTTGCTTTTTTCCTTCTTATCCCACTTTGTACAGCCTTTGGATTTTCGCAGACTTATGTTGTTTCCAATGTGAATGTCATAACCATGGAGAATGAAGAGGTGCTTGAGAATCACGCTATATTCGTGCAAGACGGAGAAATTATCAAAATTCTTCCTGTGCATGAGCCATTCGATGGGGATACCTTCCAAGAAATCGATGGTAACGGGGCTTTTGTGTTCCCGGGTCTGGCTGAGTTTCATTCCCATATTCCTGTAGCGGAACACGGGGATGATACCCAGCTGCAGGAAGAGGCTATGTGGTTATATCTGGCAAATGGAGTTTTGCGCGTAAGGGGGATGATTGGGCACCGGTCACATTTAGTGCTTAGAGATAAGGTAGACTCGGGAGAAGTTGCAGGGCCTAGACTTTTTCTTTCGGGACCTTCATTTAGCGGTTCGGCAGTCACTTCGCCAGATCAGGCAGTGCAGGTAGTTAAAGCTCAAAAGGCAGCCGGTTATGATCATCTAAAGTTGCATCCGGGATTGTCGATGGATGAGTTTTTGGCAATCTCCAAAACCGCCAAAGAATTGAAGATTCCTTTCGGGGGGCACATTTCTTTGGATGTGGGGTTGGAAGCAAGTTTGAAGAACGGTTACAAATCCATAGAGCACATCGATGGATATATTGAGGCATTGATACCGGATTACTCCAAGGTCATGGATCCCAAAATCGCCGGGCCATTCAGTATGTTGTTAGTACATGAAGCAGAGCTGGGCAAACTCCCGGAGTTAGTGGATTTGACGCTTGAGACAAAAGCTTGGATTGCCCCGACTTTGACACTTTTTGACCGTTATTTTGGGAGCAAGCCGGCAGAAGAGTATAGAGATGTCCCTGAGATGAAATACATGTCTGTCGATCAAGTGCAGCACTGGATAAATGCCAAAACTCCTTATGAGAAATCAGGTGTATTGACTAAAGAAAATGTGCAGCCTTACCTAGAATTTCGAAATATGCTGCTAATGACTCTGCACAAAGCAGGTGTTCCTATATTGATGGCTTCTGATTCACCACAAGTATTTAACGTGCCCGGATTTTCCATCCATCATGAGATTGAATTGATGTCGAATGCAGGGATGTCCAACTATGAGATTTTAAAATCCGGTTCCATAAATCCAGCTGCCTATTTTGGCCAAGAAGGAGAATGGGGAGTGGTAAAAGAGGGAGCTTCAGCTGATTTTGTATTGGTTTCCAAAAATCCCTTAGAGGATCTGAAAACGCTAAAAAAACCACTTATGGTCGTGATGAAAGGGAAAATCTATGATAGTGATGAACTTAATGAGCAGTTGGATAGGATAGCGGCAAATTATCCTAGAGATTAA
- a CDS encoding glycoside hydrolase family 3 protein, which produces MNSKLSKDQKIAQSFSPAAFIHDSEENYLAVEQLICEQEIGGLTFFHSRHSAAANFEKRAEVLDVSGTLEKMTRLINRYQALSKIPLLISIDGEYGLAMRIEKTPQYPFAITLGAIRENGPELIAEVGYRMGMDMKKAGIHLNLAPCSDINTNPNNPVIGYRSFGTDPQKVAENSMAMYHGMTKAGVGACLKHFPGHGDTQTDSHLGLPVIQKTKEELKNEELFPFQYGIDHGVEMIMVGHLAAPALSGGKEIAASISREISTDLLKKEMGFRGIVISDALNMKAVADMFPEPGQLEWEAFHAGNDILCFSDHVEQGMDKIAENASKEEIEAAFEKVWALKQKLGVFDFKELDVPEFGWKSHSELQSQLAEEYVSVVSGNIHGGELRKLVAEGRLAHRTFFHRGPNSFAHKLEVLFSQNLEEVEINKAEKVVISVFVPSHKPLNWFGMDVEVLEEIRSLVRTKSCILVHFGNPLAMSHLGKLEDFEAVICGYQRFEESQMAAAKFFQEK; this is translated from the coding sequence ATGAATTCAAAACTCTCCAAAGATCAAAAAATTGCGCAGAGCTTCTCCCCCGCTGCATTTATCCATGATTCGGAGGAAAATTACCTTGCAGTCGAACAGTTAATTTGTGAGCAGGAAATCGGCGGATTGACATTTTTCCATAGCCGGCATTCTGCTGCTGCCAACTTCGAAAAGCGTGCTGAAGTGTTGGATGTAAGCGGAACCTTGGAGAAAATGACCCGATTGATCAATCGCTATCAGGCTCTTTCGAAAATCCCACTGCTGATTAGCATTGACGGAGAATATGGCTTGGCAATGCGGATTGAAAAAACACCCCAATACCCTTTTGCAATAACGCTTGGAGCGATAAGGGAAAATGGACCGGAATTGATCGCAGAGGTAGGCTATAGAATGGGCATGGATATGAAAAAAGCAGGAATCCACCTTAACCTAGCCCCATGCTCGGATATAAACACCAACCCAAACAATCCCGTGATCGGCTACAGATCCTTTGGAACAGATCCACAAAAAGTAGCCGAGAATTCCATGGCAATGTATCATGGCATGACAAAAGCAGGAGTTGGAGCATGTCTCAAGCATTTCCCCGGTCATGGTGACACCCAAACGGATTCTCACTTGGGACTCCCGGTTATCCAAAAGACCAAAGAAGAACTGAAAAATGAGGAACTTTTCCCATTTCAATATGGAATAGATCACGGCGTGGAAATGATTATGGTAGGTCATTTGGCTGCTCCTGCATTATCGGGAGGAAAGGAAATAGCTGCCAGCATCAGTCGGGAGATCAGTACAGATTTGCTGAAAAAGGAAATGGGATTTAGGGGAATCGTGATTTCAGATGCGCTTAATATGAAAGCCGTAGCCGACATGTTTCCAGAACCGGGACAACTCGAATGGGAGGCTTTTCATGCAGGAAATGATATTTTATGCTTCTCTGATCATGTGGAACAAGGCATGGATAAAATTGCCGAAAATGCTTCAAAAGAAGAAATTGAAGCTGCGTTTGAGAAAGTTTGGGCATTAAAACAAAAGCTGGGGGTATTTGATTTTAAAGAACTGGATGTTCCTGAGTTTGGTTGGAAAAGTCACTCTGAACTTCAATCTCAACTTGCCGAAGAATACGTTTCGGTGGTCTCCGGGAACATCCATGGTGGAGAATTGCGAAAATTGGTAGCTGAAGGAAGGCTGGCTCATCGCACGTTCTTCCATCGTGGACCAAACTCATTTGCCCATAAATTGGAAGTGCTTTTCTCTCAAAACTTGGAAGAAGTAGAAATCAATAAAGCCGAGAAAGTAGTCATTTCAGTCTTTGTCCCATCTCATAAACCGCTGAACTGGTTTGGAATGGATGTAGAGGTATTGGAAGAAATCAGAAGTCTGGTTCGGACCAAATCATGCATTCTGGTTCATTTCGGCAATCCTTTGGCAATGAGTCATCTTGGAAAATTGGAAGATTTTGAAGCAGTGATCTGTGGCTATCAGAGATTTGAGGAAAGTCAAATGGCTGCTGCAAAGTTTTTTCAGGAAAAATAG